CGGTGCCTTGGGATTGGCCGATTGCAAGGAATACAGACCCGATGTCGTGCGCGGAAGCGTAATGCCGGCGGCCCTGTTGTAGACGTAGTGGATCAGGCCGCTGCAATCGAACCCGGTACTGGGCGAAGAGCCGCCGTAACGATAAGGCGTGCCAACGTGGCTGAAGGCCTCGAACAGAACGTCGTCGCGGGAGGTCGAGGCTGGGGACCGTGTCACCGGAGCCTCTGCGGCGACGTCGATGACCGGCCTGGGTGAGCTCGCGCAGCCGACAAGGATTGCCATCATGCCAATGCCCGCATATAGCCGAAACCCGGAAATCATTCCCTCACCCCAGCCAGAAAGTCGTTGGCAAAACAGTGCCTTACGAACCTGCCCGGGTCAAGCTCTGGCCATCCATTAGTGCTGGCTCAATGATTGACGGTATGCGCCAGCATCAAGGACAGCTGACACATAGGGCGGCCGCTCTGCTCGTGCCAGTGATTGAAAGCGTCCTGTACCGCCGCGAGATCGCGTTGACTGGTGGGTACGCGATCGACGATCTTCTGCGCAGCCAGTGCCGCTACCACATCATTGGTCGGCACGAAGGTATCCTTGCCGACCATGCGCAGATAACGAGGAGCGGAGAGCCCGCCCAGCTGGCTGCCGCGGCGAGTCAGTACTTGCCATAGGCCGACTATCTCGATAATCGGCCAGCTGGCGATCATCTCTCCCGCCCCGCC
The nucleotide sequence above comes from Halopseudomonas xinjiangensis. Encoded proteins:
- a CDS encoding C40 family peptidase, which gives rise to MMAILVGCASSPRPVIDVAAEAPVTRSPASTSRDDVLFEAFSHVGTPYRYGGSSPSTGFDCSGLIHYVYNRAAGITLPRTTSGLYSLQSANPKAPLQPGDLLLFATSGRKVNHAGIYVGEGRFLHAPSSGGRVRVDSLHAGYWQRSYLGSRRVLD